Proteins from one Nakamurella multipartita DSM 44233 genomic window:
- a CDS encoding sodium-translocating pyrophosphatase translates to MSTSAAAAEVVITGSDQVIVIGVAVVALIALVIAFVLRAGVLAAGTGTPKMQEISAAVQEGAAAYLARQFRTLGIFVVIVFVLLFALPATTTGERIGRSIAFLFGAAFSASIGYFGMWLATRANVRVAAAANGDGGREKAMQIGFRTGGAVGLATTGLGLLGASIVVLVYVGDAPKVLEGFGFGAAMLAMFMRVGGGIFTKAADVGADLVGKVEQGIPEDDPRNAATIADNVGDNVGDCAGMAADLFESYAVTLVASLILGSAAFGTKGLVFPLIIPTIGVITAIIGIYITKAKPGEPGLVTINRSFYISAAISAGLSAVASFVYLPTNFADLGIDSVRDVSGNPALMAIISVLIGIVLAAVILWLTGYFTGTETKPTKDVAKASLTGAATVVLGGISVGFESAVYTALVIAGAVYGAFLLSTTLIVALFMIALAGCGLLTTVGVIVAMDTFGPVSDNAQGVAEMSGEVSEEGAKILTELDAVGNTTKAITKGIAIATAVLAATALFGSYSDAITGALISAGDAAGLAAGSLSSFVTSVVSPGTLVGMLLGACVVFLFSGLAINAVSRAAGAVVYEVRRQFREIPGIMEGTNKPEYGKVVDIVTRDSLRELATPGLLAVFAPIAVGFGLGVGPLAGYLAGTIATGTLMAVFLANSGGAWDNAKKIVEDGTHGGKGSPAHEATVIGDTVGDPFKDTAGPAINPLLKVMNLVALLIAPAIVALSVGDSASAGIRYGISALAVVIIVTAVVVSKRRESSLHADQPQATA, encoded by the coding sequence ATGTCCACCAGTGCCGCCGCTGCGGAAGTCGTCATTACCGGTAGTGATCAAGTCATCGTCATTGGTGTCGCCGTCGTTGCCCTGATCGCCCTGGTCATCGCGTTCGTGCTGCGGGCCGGGGTACTGGCCGCGGGCACGGGCACACCGAAGATGCAGGAGATCTCGGCCGCGGTCCAGGAAGGTGCGGCCGCCTATCTGGCCCGCCAGTTCCGCACCCTGGGCATCTTCGTCGTCATCGTCTTCGTGCTGCTGTTCGCCCTGCCGGCCACCACCACCGGTGAGCGGATCGGCCGATCGATCGCCTTCCTGTTCGGTGCCGCGTTCTCGGCCTCGATCGGGTACTTCGGCATGTGGCTGGCCACCCGGGCCAACGTCCGGGTCGCGGCCGCGGCCAACGGCGACGGCGGCCGGGAGAAGGCCATGCAGATCGGCTTCCGGACCGGTGGCGCGGTCGGCCTGGCCACCACCGGCCTGGGCCTGCTCGGCGCGTCCATCGTCGTCCTGGTCTACGTCGGCGACGCGCCGAAGGTGTTGGAGGGCTTCGGCTTCGGCGCCGCCATGCTGGCCATGTTCATGCGGGTCGGCGGCGGCATCTTCACCAAGGCCGCCGACGTCGGCGCCGACCTGGTCGGCAAGGTCGAGCAGGGCATCCCCGAGGACGACCCCCGCAACGCCGCCACCATCGCCGACAACGTGGGCGACAACGTCGGTGACTGCGCCGGCATGGCCGCCGACCTGTTCGAGAGCTACGCCGTCACCCTGGTCGCCTCGCTCATCCTGGGCAGCGCCGCCTTCGGCACCAAGGGCCTGGTCTTCCCCCTGATCATCCCGACGATCGGCGTCATCACCGCGATCATCGGCATCTACATCACCAAGGCCAAGCCGGGCGAGCCCGGCCTGGTCACCATCAACCGCTCCTTCTACATCTCCGCCGCGATCTCGGCCGGGTTGTCGGCGGTGGCCTCGTTCGTCTACCTGCCGACCAACTTCGCCGACCTGGGCATCGACTCGGTCCGCGACGTCTCCGGCAACCCCGCGCTGATGGCGATCATCTCCGTGCTGATCGGCATCGTCCTGGCCGCCGTCATCCTGTGGCTGACCGGCTACTTCACCGGCACCGAGACGAAGCCGACCAAGGACGTGGCCAAGGCCTCGCTGACCGGCGCCGCCACCGTCGTCCTGGGCGGCATCTCGGTCGGCTTCGAGTCCGCCGTCTACACCGCGCTGGTCATCGCCGGCGCCGTCTACGGAGCATTCCTGCTGTCCACCACCCTGATCGTGGCGCTGTTCATGATCGCGCTGGCCGGCTGCGGCCTGCTGACCACCGTCGGCGTCATCGTCGCCATGGACACCTTCGGTCCGGTCTCGGACAACGCGCAGGGTGTCGCCGAGATGAGCGGCGAGGTCTCCGAGGAGGGCGCCAAGATCCTCACCGAGCTCGACGCGGTCGGCAACACCACCAAGGCCATCACCAAGGGCATCGCCATCGCCACCGCGGTACTGGCGGCGACGGCGCTGTTCGGGTCGTACTCGGACGCGATCACCGGCGCCCTGATCTCCGCCGGCGACGCCGCCGGCCTGGCCGCGGGCAGCCTGAGCTCGTTCGTCACCTCGGTCGTGTCCCCGGGCACCCTGGTCGGCATGCTGCTGGGCGCCTGCGTGGTGTTCCTGTTCTCCGGCCTGGCCATCAACGCGGTCTCCCGCGCCGCCGGCGCCGTGGTCTACGAGGTGCGCCGCCAGTTCCGCGAGATCCCCGGGATCATGGAGGGCACCAACAAGCCCGAGTACGGCAAGGTCGTCGACATCGTCACCCGCGACTCGTTGCGCGAGCTGGCCACCCCGGGGCTGCTGGCCGTGTTCGCCCCGATCGCCGTCGGCTTCGGCCTGGGCGTCGGTCCGCTGGCCGGCTACCTGGCCGGCACCATCGCCACCGGCACCCTGATGGCCGTGTTCCTGGCCAACTCCGGTGGCGCCTGGGACAACGCGAAGAAGATCGTCGAGGACGGCACCCACGGCGGCAAGGGCTCGCCGGCGCACGAGGCGACCGTCATCGGTGACACCGTGGGCGACCCGTTCAAGGACACCGCCGGCCCGGCCATCAACCCGCTGCTCAAGGTGATGAACCTGGTCGCGCTGCTGATCGCCCCGGCCATCGTCGCGCTCTCGGTCGGCGACTCGGCCAGCGCCGGCATCCGCTACGGCATCTCGGCGCTCGCCGTGGTGATCATCGTGACCGCCGTCGTGGTGTCGAAGCGACGTGAGTCGTCCTTGCACGCGGATCAGCCGCAGGCCACCGCCTGA
- a CDS encoding NAD(P)/FAD-dependent oxidoreductase, protein MTAETFVIVGASLAGGKAAETLREDGFDGRVVLVGAETEPPYERPPLSKGYLSGADDRSAAFLHEASWWAEHDIDWRPGTAAVGLDLQSRTLALHPADTLGYDRLLIATGSTPRTLEVPGADLDGVRYLRTLDQADALRRAFGRGEPVVVIGAGWIGLETAAAARGHGCPVTVVEMGPLPLQRVLGDEVATVYRDLHRAHGVDFRFGAGIGEFRGSGGAVQSVVLDDGSELAAGTVVVGVGIRPMTDLAQSAGLAVDNGIVTDARLRTSDPFVYACGDVASSFNPLLGRHLRVEHWANALNGGPAAARAMLGGTQEYAPLPYFFSDQYDLGMEYSGWVAPGEYDRVVFRGDPSVDAQAAPEFVAFWLREDRVLAGMNANVWDVNEDIQALVKAGLDGRPADPAKLADPSVPLPEVLA, encoded by the coding sequence ATGACTGCCGAGACGTTCGTGATCGTGGGGGCCTCGCTGGCCGGCGGCAAGGCCGCGGAGACGTTGCGTGAGGACGGCTTCGACGGCCGGGTGGTGCTGGTCGGGGCGGAGACCGAGCCGCCCTACGAGCGCCCGCCGCTGTCCAAGGGATACCTGAGCGGGGCCGACGACCGGTCGGCGGCGTTCCTGCACGAGGCGTCCTGGTGGGCCGAGCACGACATCGACTGGCGGCCCGGCACCGCCGCGGTCGGGCTGGACCTACAGAGCCGGACGCTGGCCCTGCACCCGGCGGACACCCTCGGGTACGACCGGCTGCTGATCGCCACCGGATCCACCCCGCGGACGCTGGAGGTCCCCGGCGCCGACCTGGACGGGGTGCGCTACCTGCGCACCCTGGATCAGGCCGACGCGCTGCGGCGTGCGTTCGGCCGCGGGGAGCCGGTGGTGGTGATCGGCGCCGGCTGGATCGGCCTGGAGACCGCAGCCGCGGCCCGGGGGCACGGGTGCCCGGTCACGGTGGTCGAGATGGGCCCGCTGCCGCTGCAGCGGGTCCTGGGCGACGAGGTCGCCACCGTCTACCGCGACCTGCATCGGGCGCACGGGGTCGATTTCCGGTTCGGGGCCGGCATCGGCGAGTTCCGCGGATCCGGCGGAGCCGTGCAGTCCGTCGTCCTCGACGACGGGTCCGAACTGGCGGCCGGCACCGTGGTGGTCGGGGTGGGCATCCGCCCGATGACCGACCTGGCCCAGTCCGCGGGGCTGGCGGTCGACAACGGCATCGTCACCGACGCCCGGCTGCGGACCAGCGACCCGTTCGTCTACGCCTGCGGCGACGTGGCGTCCTCGTTCAACCCGTTGCTGGGCCGGCACCTGCGGGTGGAGCACTGGGCGAATGCGCTCAACGGCGGACCCGCGGCGGCCCGGGCCATGCTGGGCGGGACACAGGAGTACGCGCCGCTGCCGTACTTCTTCTCCGATCAGTACGACCTGGGCATGGAGTACTCGGGCTGGGTCGCGCCCGGCGAGTACGACCGGGTGGTGTTCCGCGGTGATCCAAGCGTCGATGCGCAGGCGGCGCCCGAGTTCGTCGCGTTCTGGCTCCGCGAGGATCGGGTGCTGGCCGGCATGAACGCCAACGTCTGGGACGTCAACGAAGACATCCAGGCGCTGGTCAAGGCGGGTCTGGACGGTCGGCCGGCGGATCCGGCCAAGCTCGCCGATCCGAGCGTGCCGCTGCCGGAGGTTCTGGCCTGA
- a CDS encoding bifunctional MFS transporter/dTMP kinase encodes MKRKREPNSVAVLLRLPAFRRLWAAIAVSSLGDWLGLLATTALAAYLTKDSSNLAQGAAVSGVLLTRLLPDLILGPVAGALVDRFDRRTVAIAGDTMAGLLYLSIIFSGNLLWLLVAQFLVEAIGLFSTPAKQAMWVNVVPRERLAVANQLNYVSVYGMVPVAAVLFALLSTVASFFGVPDLAGGSGALISGGTNTLAIDIALAIDAATYFFSAFMVLISRGLIPAFVGDRSTSRSIFSLIAEGVSFVRKNRLMRSIYIGILGAFGAGGLVAGVAQAYVATLGAGNAGYGILFGAVFTGLALGMLIGPKVLPNVPRRMIFTPAIGAAGIALIVMSVLQDFLGAAITAATMGVFAGIAWINGFTMIGHEVSDQLRGRVFAFVMSSVRIILLLTIAAGPILAGAIGTYPVTVGDFRFEITGPAIVLAVGGLIAFSVSAIIGRQIGGLTSGLTRRVFHRKMPPSLWDEPSEHAGALIAVEGTDAAATADYLKSIEQHLQETGYLTCVVSRREPSPTVRSAAVDPLADALRTSATLAELMATQVGPALEDGAVVLCDGFMDEFIVRYRTLGLVEDDLSRVAVWAISGLKPDLTVVVDAARADATPAADASADGPPTSTPNSAQDATRDGAAAGAPDESGAAEPGPAAGEPAPVEGSSAAPSAAGAEADEDERVDPAQAYRDRASYTPERYLIVRPLSEEQGVINAEVTERIASVLRERSPAMVEQEKVA; translated from the coding sequence GTGAAGCGCAAGCGGGAACCGAATTCCGTCGCCGTCCTGCTGCGGCTGCCGGCGTTCCGCCGGCTGTGGGCGGCGATCGCCGTGTCCAGCCTGGGGGACTGGCTGGGACTGCTGGCGACCACCGCCCTGGCCGCCTACCTGACCAAGGATTCGTCCAACCTGGCCCAGGGTGCGGCCGTGTCGGGGGTGCTGCTGACCCGGTTGCTGCCGGACCTGATCCTGGGACCGGTGGCCGGCGCCCTGGTCGACCGGTTCGACCGGCGCACCGTCGCCATCGCCGGCGACACCATGGCCGGCCTGCTCTACCTGTCGATCATCTTCTCCGGCAACCTGCTCTGGTTGCTGGTCGCCCAGTTCCTGGTCGAGGCGATCGGCCTGTTCTCCACCCCGGCCAAGCAGGCGATGTGGGTCAACGTGGTGCCGCGGGAGCGGCTGGCCGTGGCCAACCAGCTCAACTACGTGTCGGTCTACGGCATGGTGCCGGTCGCCGCGGTGCTGTTCGCGCTGCTGTCCACCGTGGCCTCGTTCTTCGGGGTACCGGATCTGGCCGGCGGCAGCGGCGCGCTGATCAGCGGCGGCACCAACACCCTGGCCATCGACATCGCCCTGGCCATCGACGCGGCCACCTACTTCTTCTCCGCCTTCATGGTGCTCATCTCGCGGGGGCTGATCCCGGCCTTCGTCGGCGACCGCAGCACCTCCCGGAGCATCTTCTCGCTGATCGCCGAGGGTGTCTCGTTCGTCCGCAAGAACCGGCTGATGCGCTCGATCTACATCGGCATCCTGGGCGCGTTCGGTGCCGGCGGCCTGGTCGCCGGCGTGGCCCAGGCCTACGTGGCCACCCTGGGCGCCGGCAACGCCGGCTACGGCATCCTGTTCGGCGCCGTGTTCACCGGCCTGGCCCTGGGCATGCTGATCGGCCCCAAGGTGCTGCCCAACGTGCCCCGGCGGATGATCTTCACCCCGGCCATCGGCGCCGCCGGCATCGCGCTGATCGTGATGAGCGTCCTGCAGGACTTCCTGGGCGCGGCCATCACCGCCGCGACCATGGGCGTGTTCGCCGGCATCGCCTGGATCAACGGCTTCACCATGATCGGCCACGAGGTCTCCGACCAGCTGCGCGGGCGCGTCTTCGCCTTCGTCATGTCCTCGGTACGGATCATCCTGCTGCTGACCATCGCTGCCGGGCCGATCCTGGCCGGCGCCATCGGCACCTACCCGGTTACCGTCGGCGACTTCCGTTTCGAGATCACCGGGCCGGCGATCGTGCTGGCCGTCGGTGGGCTGATCGCCTTCAGCGTGAGCGCGATCATCGGCCGGCAGATCGGGGGGCTGACCTCCGGCCTGACCCGCCGGGTCTTCCACCGCAAGATGCCGCCGTCGCTGTGGGACGAGCCGTCCGAGCATGCGGGGGCGCTGATCGCGGTCGAGGGCACCGACGCCGCGGCCACCGCCGACTACCTCAAGAGCATCGAGCAGCACCTGCAGGAGACGGGTTACCTCACCTGCGTGGTCTCCCGCCGGGAGCCCTCGCCCACGGTCCGCTCGGCGGCGGTCGACCCGCTGGCCGACGCCCTGCGCACCTCCGCGACGTTGGCCGAGCTGATGGCCACTCAGGTCGGGCCGGCCCTGGAGGATGGCGCGGTGGTGCTCTGCGACGGCTTCATGGACGAGTTCATCGTGCGGTACCGCACCCTGGGGCTGGTCGAGGACGACCTGAGCCGGGTCGCCGTCTGGGCGATCAGCGGACTCAAGCCGGATCTGACCGTCGTGGTCGACGCCGCCCGCGCCGACGCCACGCCGGCTGCGGATGCCAGTGCGGACGGCCCCCCGACGTCCACTCCGAACAGTGCCCAGGACGCCACCCGGGACGGCGCCGCCGCGGGCGCCCCGGACGAGTCCGGCGCCGCCGAACCCGGCCCGGCCGCCGGTGAACCGGCTCCCGTCGAGGGGTCGTCCGCGGCGCCGAGCGCAGCCGGAGCTGAGGCCGACGAGGACGAGCGGGTCGACCCCGCCCAGGCGTACCGGGACCGCGCGTCCTACACCCCCGAGCGCTACCTGATCGTCCGCCCGCTGAGCGAGGAGCAGGGTGTGATCAACGCCGAGGTCACCGAACGCATCGCCTCGGTGCTGCGCGAGCGGTCCCCGGCGATGGTCGAACAGGAGAAGGTCGCCTGA
- the topA gene encoding type I DNA topoisomerase, which translates to MATGTSASTRNGGVRLVVVESPSKAKTISGYLGDGYIVESSVGHIRDLPRGAADVPAKYKGEPWARLGVDTEHGFEPLYVVSPEKKAQVAKLKSLLAGADELYLATDEDREGEAIAWHLLETLKPKVPVKRMVFHEITPAAIREAAANPRALDENLVDAQETRRILDRLYGYEVSPVLWKKVMPKLSAGRVQSVATRIIVQRERERMAFRSGTYWGLDALMSPAGTGAEPFKSALSTVDGRRLAAGRDFDPATGGLKADADVLLLDEDGARTLATALAGGTATVTSVEEKPYTRKPYPPFMTSTLQQEAGRKLGFNSERTMRTAQRLYENGFITYMRTDSTTLSSSAQEAARAQARELYGPEYVPPTPRQYTRKVKNAQEAHEAIRPAGDNFRTPGQVANQISGDEYRLYELIWQRTIASQMVDARGLTLSVKIAATAREQECVFSASGRTITFPGFLRAYVETVDAEAGGEADDAERRLPKLETGQKLDIRDLIPASHVTTPPARYTEPSLIGALQDLGIGRPSTYTSIIRTIIDRGYVWKKGQALVPSWIAFAVIGLLEQHFSRLVDYNFTAAMEDELDGIADGRIGRTDWLSAFYFGGDLGPAGSVGRSGGLKKLVGERLEDIDAREVNSLPLLTDAEGRQVLVRVGRYGPYLERMVQGEDGEPTAQRANLPEDLPPDEVDAEVAEKLFSQSGDGGETELGVDPDTGHLIVAKDGRFGPYVTEVLPEAAPAATGADGTAKKTTKAKAAAKPRTASLFKSMTLDTIDLPTALRLLSLPRVVGVDPADGQEITAQNGRYGPYLKKGTDSRSLTSEDALFDVTLDEALALYAQPKTRGRSAAAAPPLREVGIDPSGGKPMVIKDGRFGPYVTDGETNASLRKGDEVETLTVERAAELLADRRARGPAPKRATTRKPAAAKAGAAAGGTKTATKTAAAKTTATKTATKTASKTTAAAKARTTKAAGTTRSTTRRTGPAE; encoded by the coding sequence ATGGCCACTGGCACCTCCGCGAGCACCCGCAACGGCGGCGTGCGGCTGGTCGTCGTCGAGTCACCGAGCAAGGCGAAGACCATCTCCGGTTACCTCGGCGACGGCTACATCGTCGAGTCCTCGGTCGGGCACATCCGCGACCTGCCCCGCGGCGCCGCCGACGTACCGGCCAAGTACAAGGGCGAGCCCTGGGCCCGGCTGGGCGTGGACACCGAGCACGGCTTCGAGCCGCTCTACGTCGTCTCCCCGGAGAAGAAGGCCCAGGTCGCTAAGCTCAAGTCGCTGCTGGCCGGGGCCGACGAGCTCTACCTGGCCACAGACGAGGACCGCGAGGGCGAGGCCATCGCCTGGCATCTGCTGGAGACCCTCAAGCCCAAGGTCCCGGTCAAGCGGATGGTCTTCCACGAGATCACCCCGGCCGCGATCCGCGAGGCCGCCGCCAACCCGCGCGCCCTGGACGAGAACCTGGTCGACGCCCAGGAGACCCGCCGCATCCTGGACCGGTTGTACGGCTACGAGGTCTCCCCGGTGCTGTGGAAGAAGGTGATGCCCAAGCTGTCCGCCGGTCGCGTGCAGTCGGTGGCCACCCGCATCATCGTGCAGCGCGAACGCGAGCGGATGGCGTTCCGCTCGGGCACCTACTGGGGCCTGGACGCGCTCATGTCGCCGGCCGGCACCGGGGCCGAGCCGTTCAAGTCGGCGCTGAGCACCGTGGACGGGCGCCGGCTGGCCGCCGGCCGCGACTTCGACCCGGCCACCGGCGGGCTCAAGGCCGACGCCGACGTGCTGCTGCTGGACGAGGACGGGGCGCGCACCCTGGCCACCGCGCTGGCCGGCGGCACCGCCACCGTCACCTCGGTGGAGGAGAAGCCCTACACCCGCAAGCCCTACCCGCCGTTCATGACCTCCACCCTGCAGCAGGAGGCCGGCCGCAAACTGGGGTTCAACTCCGAGCGCACCATGCGCACCGCGCAGCGGCTGTACGAGAACGGCTTCATCACCTACATGCGAACCGACTCGACCACCCTGAGCTCGTCGGCCCAGGAGGCCGCCCGGGCCCAGGCCCGCGAGCTGTACGGGCCGGAGTACGTGCCGCCGACCCCGCGGCAGTACACCCGCAAGGTCAAGAACGCCCAGGAGGCGCACGAGGCCATCCGCCCGGCCGGCGACAACTTCCGCACCCCGGGTCAGGTCGCCAACCAGATCTCCGGCGACGAGTACCGGCTCTACGAGCTGATCTGGCAGCGCACCATCGCCTCGCAGATGGTCGACGCCCGCGGCCTGACCCTGTCGGTCAAGATCGCCGCGACCGCGCGGGAGCAGGAGTGCGTGTTCAGCGCGTCCGGCCGCACCATCACCTTCCCCGGGTTCCTGCGGGCCTACGTGGAGACGGTGGACGCGGAGGCCGGCGGCGAGGCCGACGACGCCGAACGGCGGCTGCCCAAGCTGGAGACCGGGCAAAAGCTCGACATCCGTGACCTGATCCCGGCCAGCCACGTGACCACCCCGCCGGCCCGGTACACCGAGCCGTCGCTGATCGGCGCGTTGCAGGACCTGGGCATCGGCCGTCCCTCCACCTACACCTCGATCATCCGCACGATCATCGACCGCGGGTACGTGTGGAAGAAGGGGCAGGCGCTGGTCCCGTCCTGGATCGCGTTCGCCGTCATCGGCCTGCTCGAGCAGCACTTCTCCCGGCTGGTGGACTACAACTTCACCGCGGCGATGGAGGACGAGCTCGACGGCATCGCCGACGGGCGGATCGGCCGCACCGACTGGCTGTCCGCGTTCTACTTCGGCGGCGACCTGGGCCCGGCCGGCTCGGTCGGCCGCTCCGGCGGCCTGAAGAAGCTGGTCGGCGAGCGGCTGGAGGACATCGACGCCCGCGAGGTCAACTCGTTGCCGTTGCTGACCGACGCCGAGGGCCGGCAGGTGCTGGTCCGGGTCGGCCGGTACGGCCCGTACCTGGAGCGGATGGTGCAGGGCGAGGACGGCGAGCCGACCGCCCAGCGGGCCAACCTGCCCGAGGACCTGCCCCCGGACGAGGTCGACGCCGAGGTCGCCGAGAAGCTGTTCAGCCAGTCCGGCGACGGTGGCGAGACCGAGCTCGGGGTGGATCCGGACACCGGGCACCTGATCGTCGCCAAGGACGGCCGGTTCGGCCCCTACGTCACCGAGGTGCTGCCGGAGGCCGCTCCGGCGGCCACCGGGGCCGACGGGACCGCCAAGAAGACGACCAAGGCCAAGGCGGCGGCCAAGCCGCGTACCGCGTCGCTGTTCAAGTCGATGACCCTGGACACCATCGACCTGCCCACCGCGCTACGGCTGCTGTCGCTGCCCCGGGTGGTCGGCGTCGATCCGGCCGACGGCCAGGAGATCACCGCGCAGAACGGCCGGTACGGGCCCTACCTGAAGAAGGGCACCGACTCCCGGTCGCTGACCAGCGAGGACGCGCTGTTCGACGTCACCCTGGACGAGGCGCTGGCCCTGTACGCGCAGCCCAAGACCCGCGGCCGGTCCGCGGCGGCCGCGCCGCCGCTGCGGGAGGTCGGCATCGACCCGTCCGGCGGCAAACCGATGGTGATCAAGGACGGCCGGTTCGGGCCGTACGTCACCGACGGGGAGACCAACGCCTCCCTGCGCAAGGGTGACGAGGTCGAGACCCTCACCGTGGAGCGCGCGGCCGAGCTGCTGGCCGATCGACGCGCCCGCGGGCCGGCCCCCAAGCGGGCGACCACCCGCAAGCCGGCGGCGGCCAAGGCCGGTGCCGCGGCCGGTGGCACCAAGACGGCCACCAAGACTGCGGCGGCCAAGACGACGGCCACCAAGACCGCCACCAAGACTGCTTCCAAGACCACGGCGGCGGCGAAGGCGCGGACCACCAAGGCGGCCGGCACCACCCGCAGCACCACCCGTCGGACCGGCCCCGCGGAGTGA
- a CDS encoding class I SAM-dependent methyltransferase: protein MPDRPRPPAVPGSHAAGVTGMADGTSWSAADTEATVCCLCGVPGEVVHRRPPFAVVRCPICALVFVSPRLTAPALQRLYDEPAYFEGGVYGDRTRWSPAMVLQRVWSHGRLADLARLRPPPASLLEIGSGYGLFLAAARDAGYQVRGVELSHTGVQVARSELGLDVVEGQLADAPTDPVDVICFWDTLEHVPDPLQFLRQVRARLAPDGVIALSVPSVSSLPARALGSRWWTLKPEQHIWHFTPRTLALVAARAGLVITSVVRSPVRAANAGRLDSIVAFGRALPERVDGGAPDV, encoded by the coding sequence GTGCCCGACCGCCCCCGACCACCTGCCGTCCCCGGCTCGCACGCCGCCGGCGTGACCGGGATGGCCGACGGGACGTCGTGGTCCGCCGCCGACACCGAGGCCACCGTGTGCTGCCTGTGCGGGGTGCCCGGTGAAGTGGTGCACCGGCGGCCTCCGTTCGCGGTGGTCCGGTGCCCGATCTGCGCGCTGGTGTTCGTCTCGCCGCGGCTGACCGCGCCGGCGTTGCAGCGGCTGTACGACGAGCCGGCCTACTTCGAGGGCGGCGTCTACGGCGACCGCACCCGATGGTCGCCGGCCATGGTGCTGCAGCGGGTCTGGTCCCACGGCCGGCTGGCCGACCTGGCCCGGCTGCGACCGCCGCCGGCCAGCCTGCTGGAGATCGGCAGCGGCTACGGGTTGTTCCTGGCGGCCGCCCGGGACGCCGGCTACCAGGTCCGTGGGGTCGAGCTGTCCCACACCGGGGTGCAGGTGGCCCGGTCCGAACTCGGGCTCGACGTCGTGGAGGGTCAGCTCGCCGACGCGCCGACGGACCCGGTCGACGTCATCTGCTTCTGGGACACCCTGGAACATGTGCCCGACCCGCTGCAGTTCCTGCGGCAGGTCCGGGCCCGGCTGGCCCCGGACGGGGTGATCGCCCTGTCCGTGCCGTCGGTGTCCTCCCTGCCGGCCCGCGCCCTGGGTTCGCGCTGGTGGACGCTCAAGCCCGAGCAGCACATCTGGCACTTCACCCCGCGCACCTTGGCGCTGGTGGCGGCCCGGGCCGGGCTGGTGATCACCTCGGTGGTCCGCTCACCCGTCCGGGCGGCCAACGCCGGCCGGCTGGACTCCATCGTGGCCTTCGGCCGGGCCCTGCCCGAGCGCGTGGACGGCGGTGCGCCGGATGTCTGA
- a CDS encoding DNA polymerase III subunit delta', whose protein sequence is MSEAPEWLMQGLAHAPVFDDLIGQQHAIEELSLAVAASHGDPGVPGAAMTHAWLFTGPAGSGRSVAARAFAAALQCADRGCGHCSHCRTVAAHTHSDVRAVIPEGLTISVKEMRQVVQLAARSPAAGRYQIVLIEDADRLTEGASNALLKAVEEPAEHTVFLLCAPSTHPDDVSVTIRSRCRVVGLRTPSAPAIADVLARRDGVDPETAHWAASVAAGHVGRARRLARDEQAREQRRQVLALPTSLASVADVFEQSAELLARAKGEASSMSQTRDAAEIEELKTALGAGGTGKGAVGAARGSAGVVKEMERRQKSRATRTERDVLDRALVDLSGFYRDVLARSLGSTAPLLNPDMPGQVDAVAKRLGPDGALAAVDAVLACREAIELNVKPQIAIEAMVMALFAGGQRRRSA, encoded by the coding sequence ATGTCTGAGGCCCCCGAATGGTTGATGCAAGGGCTGGCGCACGCCCCGGTGTTCGACGACCTGATCGGCCAGCAGCATGCGATCGAGGAGCTGTCGCTGGCCGTCGCGGCCTCGCACGGCGATCCGGGGGTACCCGGCGCGGCGATGACGCACGCCTGGCTGTTCACCGGGCCGGCCGGGTCGGGCCGCTCGGTCGCGGCCCGCGCGTTCGCGGCCGCCCTGCAGTGCGCCGACCGGGGCTGCGGGCACTGCTCGCATTGCCGCACGGTGGCCGCGCACACCCACTCGGACGTCCGGGCGGTGATTCCCGAGGGGCTGACCATCTCGGTCAAGGAGATGCGACAGGTGGTCCAGCTGGCCGCCCGTAGCCCGGCCGCCGGGCGCTACCAGATCGTGCTGATCGAGGACGCCGACCGGCTCACCGAGGGCGCCTCGAACGCGCTGCTCAAGGCGGTCGAGGAGCCGGCCGAGCACACGGTCTTCCTGCTCTGTGCGCCGTCCACCCACCCCGACGACGTGTCGGTGACGATCCGCTCGCGTTGCCGGGTGGTCGGGCTGCGCACCCCCTCGGCGCCGGCGATCGCCGACGTGCTGGCCCGCCGCGACGGGGTCGATCCCGAGACCGCGCACTGGGCGGCGTCGGTGGCGGCCGGGCACGTGGGCCGGGCCCGCCGGCTTGCCCGCGACGAGCAGGCCCGCGAGCAGCGGCGGCAGGTCCTGGCCCTGCCGACCTCGCTGGCCTCGGTCGCCGACGTGTTCGAGCAGTCCGCCGAGCTGCTGGCCCGGGCCAAGGGCGAGGCCAGCTCGATGTCGCAGACCCGGGACGCGGCCGAGATTGAGGAGCTGAAGACGGCCCTGGGGGCCGGCGGCACCGGCAAGGGCGCGGTGGGCGCGGCCCGTGGGTCGGCCGGCGTGGTCAAGGAGATGGAACGGCGACAGAAGTCGCGAGCCACCCGGACCGAGCGGGACGTGCTCGACCGGGCCCTGGTCGACCTGTCCGGCTTCTACCGGGACGTCCTGGCCCGCAGCCTGGGATCGACGGCGCCCCTGCTCAATCCGGACATGCCCGGGCAGGTCGACGCGGTGGCCAAGCGACTCGGTCCGGACGGGGCGCTGGCCGCCGTGGACGCGGTGCTGGCCTGCCGGGAGGCCATCGAGCTCAACGTCAAGCCGCAGATCGCGATCGAGGCGATGGTGATGGCCCTGTTCGCCGGGGGTCAGCGGCGCCGGTCGGCCTGA